The genomic region CACCTCCACATCAGCTGTGCTTATCAGATCATAATGCTGCTTCCACTTCTGATGGAGTCTAAGGTCTGTACACTTGGTGCACTCAAGGAGCAGTTTGGAGTGGACGCTGGGGACTCAACTCAGCAAGTTCGCACTAAATGACACAGCAGAAAGTGTGTTCACTTTCTgtcaaaaaaaaccaacatctTAAGAGCCTTATGAGCTGAGAGGACAGAGTCTTACAGTGTGagtcatacagtttaaaaaatgatcaCTCAGATGCCTGATGAAGTTGCTGCTGGCTTTcaagagtttaaaaaaggaaaccggagagcaacatgtttaaatcaggcTTTGAGTTAAACCAATAGCTGATGAAATGGTCAGCAGACATTAAATgagaagttttattttcatcaacTCGACTCAATCAGTTCATATCCTCCAGGTGGTTTTAATGCAGTTTCATACTGCCCTGTAGTTCTGTCAGTGATAGTACAGTAAATGAACAGTCCTCTCTGGACCCCCTAGGTGCAGTCACGCtcttatttctaattttccatcTTGTTTTCAGTGGAGCTCTTCATCAGAAGGAAGCAGCAGGACTGCTCATTTCATGGCTCAGGTTATGCAAATCAGGAGTGTACGCTCTTCTTCAAAGTCTAAATGATgctttaaatataacatttgtttcCAGGTAGAACCATCTGATGATTCGTCTCCCTCCATGTGCCTCCTCTTTCTATTTTCCCTTCACATTACTGTGGCATTTATTTTCCCTTCTCTTCCCATTTATCACGCAGTGTCTAGATTATGTGGCCTATGACTTTATCTTCTTCCTCTGCCAACACATCTACTGTACAGCCCATCATTTCAGCCTGGTTACCTTTTATTAAATCCACTTTATCAAGATGTATTTCCCCCTCTCGTCCCATTATTTAGGTCTGGTGGCCACGATAAAGGAACACATCACCAAGCCGACAGCGATGGCCCAGGGGCGAGTGGCCCACCTGATTGAGTGGAAGGGTTGGGGCGGAGGCGGTGAGGCCGGCAGGGGCGGATGGAACGGGGCCGGGGGTAAAGGAGGTGGAGGATGGGGGGTTGCAGAGCTGCATGAAGACGAACAATTCTACTCTCAAATGACGGATGAGATCAAGGAAGCTCGCTTTGCAGCAggtgagacagagggaggaattgaattcaagaaaacaagacgtggtcagaggggacagagagATACTCAGCGCCCTCtgggtgttgtttttgttcaattGGTGTGTCTACAAAAATCAATTGCCCTTTATGAAAACCTCTCGACAGTGACTTAAATCTAGTGCACTTATTGGATTTCCTTTTGTTTGTGATGGTGGTAGACTTAGAGGTGGAAAACAACACAGGGTTTACTTCAGAGGAGAGCAACACTAAATGAGTTTGTGCCTTTTGTTTCACAGGGGTGGCGGAGCAGTTTGCTCTGGCTGAAGCAGCCATGAATGTGTGGTCTCTGACCGACGGCTTAGAGCAGCCCTCCACAAGCTTACAAGGTGGGTCATACCAACGGATCACGTGTATTAATTTGAAGGTTCAATACGGTTTTTAAGATTAATGTCTTTCCATGTTGATCAGAAAATAATGACTCAGTATCTGATTATTAGCTTCAACTAGGATTTTCTGTGTGGAGTCTTTAGTtggtcatgaaacagaaacCTCTTCATGACccacaaagcaaacaagaccaccagcaAATATACTGACAGTTCCAAAACTGTAAGTTTTAACCACAGAAACCAATGTGTGTAGGGGAAGGTGTCAGATCAGGCGACTTACAGCATACTGAAGAAGGTCATAGCATCAAGGACTATATTGTCTTTTCACGGGGCGCTTGCTTTACCAGCTGAGCTAGACCAGCGTTCCCATACCACATAACTGCTGCTAAGTATGATGTCATACAATAACAATCATTGGCTGTACGCCCTGTTTTAGATGTTTCAGAAACATCTTCTGATGCACAACCTTGGACACATCATCAGTGTTGTTTCCTGGAATCACTGGGTGTTTCGGGTCATGCAACAGAGACCCTTCTCTGTCGACCCGCCCGAGGCTGATCAGACCCCGACCTGTGTCCAAGTGGCGTTCTACTGCCCCCACTGCTCTCCCCTCTTTAACCATCTGGATGCTTTTTCTGCGGCCTCCACAGTGCTGTTGATGGCTCTTCTCCGGTTGGCTCCTGTAATGCCCAGTGTGCTGTAGGTCTTGCTCAGGGATTGACTGGCAAATCCCCGACTGCCCACTTCCACCTGCATGCACCTGGTCTTCCACCCGTTCCTTCGTCAGCCCTCCACCAGTTCCTGGtacttctccctcttcctctcatgaGCCTCCTCCATCCTTTCCTCCCAGGGCACTGTTAGCTCCAGCAGGATCAGTTGTCTTGTGGCCTCTGAGAGCAGATGAGGTCAGGTCTCAGTCTGGACTGGGTGATGTGTGGTGGAATTTTCAGCTGCCTCTCCTGGTCAACTGTCATTGCCCAGTCTCGGGCCGTGGAGAGCAAACCAGTAGAGCAGTTCCTTGATGTTTTCTGTGTCCTCTGTCCTTCCTTAACAATGTGAATGGCCTTGGCTGTAGCTTGGTGATACTGGCTGTCCTTGATGGGTGTGGTCCTTGTTGCCACTCTTGTAGTTGATAGTAGTGTGAGGTTTCCTGGTTTCAAATTTTTCTAATTTCTGTCcgtgttttatacagtgtatgaatTTGCCCGACAGCAGCTTTGTCAGATGTAATGGCACCTTTTGTTAATCCAGTTTAAAGCTCTAAATGAATCTGTTGTGTTTGAATGTAGAGCTGCAGCCCTTCAAATCTTTACTGCAGCACTCAGCTGTTTGTCATCTTTTCAGTGTTCCTCAGTAACTGATGCTGTTTTTTATCCCTCCACAGCTGCACAAAGCCACTACCTTTCTCAGTTCCTGCTGGACGGTGGAAGCATCAGTGTTCCTCAGCACCTGTACAGCATCCACCCTCAGACTTACGACGACTACAGGACAACCCACCTGATACCTGTGCCGATGGCCGACTCACTTTCCCCGATGTCCAACTCTCAGCAGGACAGAGATCAAACCTTTGAGGACAGAAGCCCTGGGACTGGAGAGGCTGCTGTCAGACACGTAGACAGCAGCTCGCTATCAGAGGATGACGTTTTTTATAACTAGACTCAAATGGAACACAATCCAGCAATCATGATGGCAAtctctgaaatgaaaatgacCCAGAGGACGTAACCCCCAGCTACCAGCAATCAGACACAAAATGGAAAGGCAGACTTATGTGGAATATCTCAAGGGGCAATTTGTCAAATGGCAGGTCTGTAAGGGTCTGAACCCCTGGTCCTCAGACATAAAGACCCATAAGACTCCAAACTGTATTTTCTCCATGGTTGAGCAAATGCTTCAATGAATGTACATCATTCCACcatcacattttttattcagtgtaCATAGGACACTTTCAAATTAAATGTAGAACTGAACTGTGAAGAACCAAAAGATACTGTTGTAAAATATCTTGTTATAAAACTTCAGTTTGAATATATGTGCTGAATAAGGTTGTTCTgatctgtttttctgtcacagCGAAGAACTCAAGAATAACATGAAGGCAGTCGGAGTAGAGGAAATCTGACAAAAGAAATTGAAAGTGTGTCTTCTTTCAGGTTTTCAATCTGGATCCGAAGAGCAGAAGAAGTCTGGTGTGAGGAAAGCATACAGCCAATTATCTGCCTGAGCCCAATCTATGATTAGCTTTAATTCACACTTTTCTGAGTGCGACCGGGGTGCAGAGAGGGGTGCAGGGAGGGGTGCAGAGAGGGGTGCAGGGAGGGGTGCACAGACAAGACGAGTgtaaaaacagagagggaggaggacacGGGTGTGTGGTCGTGTGtctatttctgtttgtgtgttagcaTGCCTGTGTGAGAGAATGaaggtgtttttgtgtcatttttaaagcagaggTTTGAAGCTGTGCTTTGTGATGTGTCAAAGCTATTCTGCCTTTTGTTATCTTGGTGCAGCTCTGGAGGGTGTTCAATCAGTgtgaaaaaactaaacaaaaggctgagcacaaaacaaaacactcgaGCAGGACAATCAACTGAATGgagctttaattatttctgaagtgcaacaacagcagctgaaatacttttttctctgcagcaaattatgaaaaaaagacaaatgacaGTTTGAAATTAAACAGTCACTCTTTCAAGTTGTTGCTGTGTTACATCTTGATCTTTAAAGTAAGGCTTTCAGCGTTAATGCATTGATCATAATGAGCTTCAGGTCTGATATTAACAggtcattttcattattttcttattcCTACTATTtggtcccttttggcacaccgtAGTGAAGCctctgcagtgtcttcctgcttcctacTGTTGCCATGTGttggaaaataatgacaccatTGTCCTTTTGAACGGCTCATTTCACTTTGAAAATCTCCCAGAcggctcagttgacaagtcagaagtaatatgcactttgcGTCACACAAAATTAAAGGGTTACCGAAGGGTAGAAGTTTGAGCCACCACCTATgaactaagcatacaggtgcagcaaGTCAGACTGATGTCCGCGGGCACCTGCATCACAAGCCAGTAGACAACTAAGTTGGAGTGTaagaatcaccacagaccttTTTATGGAACTAAATTGTTAAATACAGTGCCTGCTGAATGGGTGGCAGCTGACTGCAGACTAGTCAGTTCTGAGGAGGACTCGGATCCAAAGATGTGTTGTGACCAGTAGTGCCACAGCACAGCATCTATTTGAGGATCATTTGGttctcaaataaaaacactggtaaaaatttttactttaatacggaccaaaaaaaactgtttttagtaTTTTGTTAACTTACAGATAATTTCAAAGGGGCAGTTACTACTTAACTGTCAATCAGCTACCTATTTAAGCAATTTCTGAGTTCTTTAAGAACTTTCAACAAATTTTGTCCATCAGAGGCAACTAGAGCTTTTTCATATCATATGACTTACAGATAGGTACAGTGAGATAAGATGGGGAAAAGTGATAAAAATCCATTTTAAAGGacaatttcacattttaaaaaacttttaaaatgtagaaactTGCTGTGTTAGTGAAGCAAACTAATTATCTTTGTATGGGCACGGTGCTGAATCACAGCATTGTTGAAAACCTGTACAACAACACTCCCTTTTATGTGATATTGCTTTGTTGTACTGAATGAAGAAATGAAGTGATCCAGGTGAAAGTTGGTGAAGTGGGTTTGTTGCACCCAGGGATGATTTCTGAGACATACTTGCTTATTATCAGAGTAGGTGAGATTACcaccaccagggggagctgtaGGGTGGAGTtcttaatttaaaacatttaagctTTATTTTGGAGTTTAAGCAGCAATTTCCAATGTTAAACAATGAAGAagatgcagaagtgcaaaaagaaactgtagttcctcaagtgtccacttgagggtgACTCCAAAAGCAGAGGAGTCCCcattaacccccccccccccccccccccccctttaaaATGCCTATTATCAGAgcgaatttaacatttttacagcctggtcctaTTTTGGCATACAGCTCATTCAAAGatttataacttaaatataaatttgCATGAAAAGGGGAGCCGAGTTGAACGACAGGGGGGAGTGCTGTAGCTGTTTAACCAGGAGGCTAAAAAACCTGCCTCAGCTCTTCCACTTTGCCAGTGTCTACAATGATTGAAAATAAGCATTTCAGCATGGTGTATTGATGGGTACCATAACATGGCtccagaaaccagtgggtgatgacacagagactatgtccatgtatAAACATGCAATATATTtgcagtgattttaaataaatctcaagaaaagaaaacaacaacagctgagtgAATCATTTAAACACCACAAGATGCAAGAGCCTAGTGGGACATCCCTCGAACGCTAAAATTAAATCTGAAACACAAAGTCGTCTTCCGAGGCTCTTACAgaagaaacacactgcaaaggtTCAAACTGGTGTTCAAGCTGCTTTACAAGCTTCTCCATCCTGTCTGAAAGTAACTCTTtgaagagagaaatgtaaaAACGCTGTGTCACTGCCGCTCAGTGAATGAGGCAGTGTAATCTCTTCAGTGGAAAAGATCCTGCTGATTACAATAAGACAATAGGCACTAATACATGTTTAGCGGCGTAGTCTCTGGCTAATagcagttttgtttgttttgaaatataATTATGCTTGGGCAGCGAAGAAGTCAAGTCATTATTAGATACAGGCTAATCTGACAGAGATGGATCCATCGTTGCTTCAAAAGGTCAAGGGATGGGcttatttcctctctgtgtctctgctgagATTTCTTTTGCCAAGTCCTCTAATATTCTTGTCATCTGGAGGAGGAGATagaaaaaaggagggaggggaggagagagagagagactgcttTGAATGTGTAAGTAGATTTTGCCTCCCACAGTTTGCATAATGTTAACAAATCCATACAGGGCCCTTTAGAGcccagagaggaaaacagcagCTGAATGTATCACGAAGACAACACTGTAGATGATGTTTGTGTTAAGtgttgatcagagttattacacaCATTACATGCACATACTGATTACCTCTGGCCATGTAATGGTTCCAACTAATCTTCCTCCGTCTGTGACAAACAAGGTCTGGGCTCCGAGCAGACTCAGGATGCTGTGGGCCTGCCAGGACACAAATGAAACTTGATCAGAAGGAACTGTTTTTGATGAGCATCCAACCTTTTTAGGTGATGTAATTATTGACTGTTTGTAGTTTTCTGCACAGCAAGTGGTGTAAAATAGGCTTTTAGAGGTTTTTGATGAGTGTTGGACCAAAAGTGATGGCAAATGAAGCAAAGAAAGCTAGAAGCTGAGCTAAAGCTTACAAAACAAGCTCTGAAGAATCAAGTTGTCATTCTTTGTAGACTCATTGCTACCATCAATCAGTTTCACGTTAACATATGATTTGATTCAATGCTTTCAAtatgaaaatacagaaaatttGAAGCAGGGCTCAGTTAAAAAAGATGCTGCTATCTTTCTGTGATCAAgtgctttctttttatttctctattttGTGCAGGTCAACGAATGAGGTGTCAGTTCAGATGTGCTGGTACCTGTTATCAGGACATTCACAGAGGGCAAGGCTACTTGTGCCCACTTTATGCTAAGCCTAATCTCCTCCAGGCTCTACCTCTAAGGgatagtttgtttgtttttttgagtgGGGTCATGTGAAGCAATTGTCAGTCGTTGTATTAGCCACAGAGCAACCTGGTCAGCTCAGCATTGTTTCTGAGTAGCCGGCCTAAGACCTGGAACAGAAGCTACCGCTGCAACTGCTGCCGAGGAGGTCAACTCTACCATGTAATTAAGCTTATTTCAAGAAAGTCTGACTAAAAAAACGACCAAAACGTAATTActttcagtgctttactttgccatcagGAGGTCATTTGGTTTGGCTCAaagtagagagaggggaaacTGCAGGAGAGATCCTAAGTTACCCAGTTGTGCCGGTGTGTAAATTGTGAGCCAGAGCACACAAACCAAAAGAGCTGTCACGAGTGGGACTTCTGGGAACAACAGTATTTCAAGAACTccctgaatcagaggataccagtaGATCACATACGGCTGCAGTCCCTGCTAACTGTATTCCaaactttcttcagtttttaaaagttaaatcagaaaacagcgAAAGCCAACTGAGAATTTTTCTTCAAACTAAGTTTTCAGctcaaagaagaaacaaagttaCCATGTGCTCAGGGAGGTACTGTGATAAACTCCAGGGAGAAGCCATGGGGGCTGTCTTCAGTCACACCAGCTCGAGTAAAGGAAAGGGTTAAAAAGCCTTTAAATTAAGTTTTCAGCTCTCACTGTTTGATAGGAAGTTGACTACagtggttgatagcctagctcaCGTATCGGTTggtttcttaaaggtgacatattatgctctttttcatcaatatatattggtctaagaggtccccaaaacatgtcttaaaagtttatgctcaaaaaaacactttgaaatcagattttggcatgcctgtaaacctctctttttcagccctgctcagaacaggctgttttctgtgtctgtgcctttaaatgagaacgagctctctgaccacgccccctcaggaagtggatgtgccctcggctctccagcacgttgatctaatgtttacatgctggctgaatatacagggctgctcacagacccgcgttacttcaaccctctgaatctgatccagaatctgatcctgacggagaggcgcctgcagcaggacctttctgaacgattggtcacagatttagtgtttcttgttgtttatttgtcagtatgtcgacgtgtgtggctatgtggctatgctaactagcgctagcacttttccagaaaaaatttaattcaatcactagatcttcaaatctgcagacgtggggagtaaaaccgacctttgtgtttattaagacagcctacaactagcatgcctccctcctaagctccttgttagcacacgtgtgcagggaattaAAAACggacttctgttacagaccggaacACGTTGTGACGTACGAAATTTACGAAAATAGGAttggctcgtttcagcacacatttacagaaaggtggagaaatcagaacaggggcagaatggatgtttttcattttcagggggtttgtagacatgccagggaaacatatttcaggtagagaaccattaaaaagtcgattttgcataaaGTGTCACTTTTAATACAGGGGCTGAgctgtacggtggccctgaaagccaatagtaataaatatttcagaagtacaaaatatatttcacaaaacacaaaaacatttcaccaaacacaaaaaaatttcACAGaccaaaaataaatttcagagaacacaaatacatttcacaaaacacaaaaacatttcaggaAACTGGAAATATCATCAGAGCTGCTGCCCTCCTAACGACATTCAATGAAGAATATCCACCCCTTCTCTGCAGTCTGAGGTCTTTTAAGTGTGATGTAAGGGTTCCAAATGATATGTGTATTTCATGATACGAGGAGAGCATTTCAAGAATCACACGATATGTATgtcccttgttgaagtattACGCTGTAATCAGGAAATGATAAATGGCTGATGCCGGACAGACTtgggtttagccaatcacaaacaagtaccatggtcCTACCCTTTCTGGTTTTGTGAAATTTATTATGTGATCTgtgagatttatttttgttttgtgaaatgtgtttgtgttttgtgaaatgtatttgtgttttgtgaaatatatcttgtgcttttgaaatatttattactattgtccttcagggccactgtagagCTTACTAGCATCTCCTGATGACAAGTACTTCACACAACCCATTCCCCATAAAgaacttaaaaactgttttgacttcatcttctgaaaacctcttaaGCCTCTTACCTCCTGGACGGTGTTGTGAGGTGATAACAGGATGGTGGCTGGGTGAATGCTGCAGATCTCATCCAGGTGTTTCTCTGGTGTCTAAACAAAACAGCATAAAACAAgttctttatatgtgtttgtaGCAGCAGCATTCAATTATATGAGATGAACTCTGAATCACAGTGATCCTTTTTTTCTACTGAACTGAAAACATGATCATCATTGTGACCTTGGACATTGATTGAATTGCTTAATGCTGTTCCATAAATCCATTTTTGGTGATCATCTCTTTGCTTTATTCTTCATAAAACAGGCTTTTACATCAGCCAGAGTTCTGTCTGTACATCCTGCTCTCATCCTCTTTTCATTTTGCTACTGTTTAAAATTCAGTCAGTGTCAAATGGATTGTAAAAACAGGACCATTTTTTCGATAAGCATTCACAAGCTCTCTCCTCCACTTTCCTCTGAACCCTGGAGCTACCTGTCTGACTCCATCCTGTGTATTTTTTCACCTCAGTCCTCCAGTGACGCAGGAACATCAGCAGCTCTGATCGGAGAACGAACCCCAGCAGAATCTGCGACTCTTcaacagaaaagaagagaggaatcTCAATTTTCTTTTCCCCGGTTGGTGCTACAGTAAAGATCGTGTGTAGCTCTAGGGCTGTGAGTCACCTGTTGTAAACATAAAAAATTAATCCATGTGATTCCTGAAAACTCAGCTGGATTAAAGTCTGTCTCCTCACACTTGTCAGCTCCTCATAGTGGCACTTCCACACAGCTGCTTCTACATTTTTTCATCATctttctcattattttcctctttcattTCTCAGGCTGTGTGGTGTCATTACTACCTATTTAACCAGCATGtgtctgacatttttttaaggATCCTGCTGACTTAGTGTCAATCTTCAGCACCCTCACATGCTTCTTTTTGTGATAACAAAATATGACTCCTCAAAACCAGGACACAGCATAGAAATACTCTGAAATATCTCATACCGTGCGAGTCCATCACAGGGATTTGTGTGTCAGTGCTGGTGTTGACAGCACGCTGAACCTCCTCTAGCTCAGCTGCTTTTTGAAGCTGTACAGATTTTGCACCTAAAACCTGTCCGACTGGTGTGAAGGGAAGCCTGCAACAGAGGCAAATCATGTCACACTGGTAGGAACAAAAGCAGCTGTAGTTCAACATACTGCAAGTAGCTTTTAACTCGTTATTAAGCTGTGATTTGATTCTGGGGACCTTAAGTGATcaacaaaagtaaaacaaaaagaccCTAAGCATAAAGACTGACTGTTTATGTTTACTCTAAATGCAACTGAAGGCACCCAGACCAGAAGAACCTTTGATCCCAATTTCACAGCTTAAAGTACGAAGCCAGGAAAAGAGGAGACACGTTCTTTGGGGCTGCTACGCATGCTGTAATATTGTAAGATATGTCATAAAGTATGATGCAATATGATGCGATACATTATGCACAGCACCATACAATGCCAGATAATAATaacatacaatataatacagtacaatatgataccatacgatacagtatgatacaatatgataagatacgtcACAATACGATAtagtatgatatgatatgatcagatacgatacaatacgttacaatactaataatacatacaacacgatacagtatgatggtttgttagacttcatgtctgtttgattgacttcaaaatgacataactgtgtaaaaactgtagtaatgcttgtaagtcCTGCTGTTGCTGGAATGTTGTAAAGGTATTATgcgctttacagtgaccgcagccatgtgtgcgtaacgctgtgccagtttgcacctgcctttcaaacgtgctaattatagacgcaaaaacagcgcccgctatcaggtttgataaatcactttgcgtgtgctaaatgattacatttgcatctcctccttccagtattttgcgcgtcctgatgatctacatgtattctgcatattcatgaaggcaaacacgtattttgctcatttgacagacgcatcCTCAGTGCTCCCAGTTAGTAAatctgctttgcgcgc from Notolabrus celidotus isolate fNotCel1 chromosome 11, fNotCel1.pri, whole genome shotgun sequence harbors:
- the fam131c gene encoding protein FAM131C encodes the protein MGACLCKGHKELQHPMTVLQDQSVEGQPSSDNDGQNPSNGSVADKSNRYDIGELATSSLIGLVATIKEHITKPTAMAQGRVAHLIEWKGWGGGGEAGRGGWNGAGGKGGGGWGVAELHEDEQFYSQMTDEIKEARFAAGVAEQFALAEAAMNVWSLTDGLEQPSTSLQAAQSHYLSQFLLDGGSISVPQHLYSIHPQTYDDYRTTHLIPVPMADSLSPMSNSQQDRDQTFEDRSPGTGEAAVRHVDSSSLSEDDVFYN